The DNA sequence TTGTAGCTAATAGCTCAACTAAAGTATACCCCTTTTCATTTTTTAGATGATTATAAGACTTTCTCATACAATAAACCTATAAGCTTTCAGTTGATAAAGATAATCCCGCTCCATTTCATTCCAGTTAACAATCAAACCTACTAACAGTAGGTTTTCTGAATAGTGTTCTACAGAAATGGTTACTTCAAATATATCTTCCTCGTATTTTATTGAATCATATGAAATAAGTTCTTCAGAAGAGTTTATCATCAA is a window from the Natranaerobius trueperi genome containing:
- a CDS encoding type IV pilus modification PilV family protein, with translation MAQLNSEAGYTLLEVLGSVVILGLIVTPLLGILGQGLIRVNEGEDYTKAVQLAQGKMEYLMINSSEELISYDSIKYEEDIFEVTISVEHYSENLLLVGLIVNWNEMERDYLYQLKAYRFIV